In Stieleria varia, one genomic interval encodes:
- a CDS encoding IS91 family transposase, which produces MKLFCDRYRCMPGLVQVIHTWGQRLNHHFHVHTVLTGGGLSVNEKGKVDASSTQWVDVDLDDAETRTEELAADFKTLFLKGLRGQWEKGELRLPINLADESALQSVLAIVQNKDWIADIQGTPPEYRGQSENQHVFGYLAKYVAGVAIGDGRLIRVNDDEVVFDAKDYRDQSRVEVSMPPKEFCYAFSRHILPHGMPRTRYAGCFAPNVRKKYLELCRTLWKQSHPEFEDPLEADSQSPLEESTTKEPHDYRCKKCNGLVDPSGQLEGSLTVSLLAVAYWVVTWQQTQAASTQVVPHWRRALAAVIGQRISMPSKNAFINGMRSGLIQPDAHWLSLIEQAIELVSEEVEWPEASARPP; this is translated from the coding sequence TTGAAACTGTTTTGTGATCGCTACCGATGCATGCCCGGTCTGGTGCAAGTCATCCATACGTGGGGACAACGACTGAATCATCACTTTCATGTCCACACCGTGTTGACCGGCGGCGGCCTGTCCGTCAATGAAAAAGGCAAGGTCGATGCATCCTCCACCCAGTGGGTCGATGTCGACTTGGACGACGCGGAGACCCGCACCGAAGAGTTAGCAGCGGATTTCAAAACGCTGTTCTTAAAAGGGCTGCGAGGGCAATGGGAAAAAGGAGAATTGCGATTGCCGATAAACCTGGCGGACGAGTCGGCTTTGCAGTCCGTTTTGGCAATCGTGCAAAACAAAGACTGGATCGCCGACATCCAAGGCACACCGCCTGAGTATCGTGGGCAGAGTGAGAATCAACACGTCTTCGGCTACCTGGCCAAGTACGTGGCGGGGGTGGCGATTGGTGACGGGCGATTGATCCGTGTCAACGATGATGAGGTGGTGTTCGACGCGAAGGACTACCGCGACCAGTCGCGTGTGGAAGTATCGATGCCGCCAAAAGAGTTCTGCTACGCGTTCTCCAGACACATACTGCCGCATGGAATGCCACGCACCCGCTACGCGGGCTGCTTCGCCCCCAACGTGCGTAAAAAATACTTGGAGTTGTGCCGCACGCTGTGGAAGCAATCGCATCCCGAATTCGAAGACCCTTTGGAAGCGGATTCGCAATCGCCTTTGGAAGAATCAACAACCAAGGAACCTCACGACTATCGCTGTAAGAAGTGCAACGGCTTGGTCGACCCGTCCGGCCAGTTGGAAGGATCACTAACGGTCTCGCTGTTGGCGGTCGCCTACTGGGTAGTGACATGGCAGCAAACGCAAGCCGCATCGACTCAGGTTGTTCCGCATTGGCGACGGGCACTGGCTGCGGTGATCGGGCAGCGGATATCGATGCCAAGCAAGAACGCATTCATCAATGGCATGCGATCTGGACTGATTCAGCCTGATGCTCATTGGTTGAGCTTGATCGAACAGGCGATCGAATTGGTGAGCGAAGAAGTAGAGTGGCCCGAAGCAAGCGCGAGACCACCGTGA